Part of the Palaemon carinicauda isolate YSFRI2023 chromosome 8, ASM3689809v2, whole genome shotgun sequence genome is shown below.
ccttagtctttcctcttccattggctcttctttcagcttttctttctcttcttgaactctttgtgcttcagcattcgtttccatattttgaatcattacaccttcaatgttttctttgagaatagctatttgttcctctctttctttccttagtctttcctcttccattaactcctcttttagcttttctttctcttcttcaactatttttaGTTCTGTTGTGTTTCTTTCAATAATCATCTCTAATTCTTCAAAGGATTTTTCAAGATTATCAACTTTAGTTTTTGCTATCAATTTACCTTGCCAAAGTTCGTCTGCTTCTTGCTTAGCAAGATTTAGCTCTTCTTCTAGTCCTTTTCTCACTGTCTCTTCTCGTTGCAATTTGGACTTAGTCTCTTGCAACTCTTCATCTATTTTGAGTGTTTTGTTTTTCCCAATATTCATTTGTAACTTCCTTTTCCAATTTCTCCTCTTGAAGCTGTTGAATCTTTTGTCCTTTATCCTATTTTGTTCTTGAAGATTATCTATTTGatcctctttttctttccttaatCCCTCGtctttcattaactcctcttttagcctttctttctcttcttcaactatttttaGTTCTGTTGTCTTTCTTTCAACCATTATCTCtacttcttcaaataatttttcaacattatcAGCTAAATTTTTTACTATCAATAAATCTCTCCTAAGTTTTTCTGTTTCTTGCTTAGCAAGATTTAGCTCTTCTAATACTGTTCTTACTGTCTCTtctttcattaactcctcttttagcttttctttctcttcttcaactatttctaGTTCTGTTGTCTTTCTTTCAATAATCATCTCTATTCCTTCAAATAGTTTTTCAACTTTATCAACTCTAGTTTTTGCTATCAATTTAACTTGTCTAAGTTCTGCTGCTTATTGCTTAGCAAGATTTAGCTCTTCTTCTAATACTTTCCTTAATCCCTCCtctttcattaactcctcttttagcttttctttctcttcttcaactatttttaGTTCTGTTGTCTTTCTTTCAACAATCATCTCtacttcttcaaataatttttcaacattttcaagtCTAGTTTTTGCTCTCAATTTATCTTGCGTAAGTTCTTCTGCTACTTGCTTAGCTAGATTTAGCTCTTTTTCCAATCCTTTTCTTACTGTCTCTtctttcattaactcctcttttagcttttctttctcttctccaactatttttagttctgttgtctttctttcaataatcatctctacttcttcaaataatttttcaacattatcAACTCTAGTTTTTGCTATCAATTTATCTCTCCTAAGTTCTTCTGTTTTTTGCTTAGCAAGATTTAGCTCTTCTTCTAATACCTTTCGTACTGTCTTTTCTCGTTTCAATTCTGATTTAGTCTCTTGCAACTCTTcgtttattttgagtgtttcttttTCCCAATATTTATTTGCAacgtccttttccagtttttcctcTTCAAGCTGTTGGATTTTATTGTCCTTTATCCTGTTTAGTTCCACTTCTTCACTAAGTCTATGTTTCATATCTTGCGTTTCCTTCCTTTTTCTCTCAATTTCGTCTTTGCTTTCTTCTTCTGTCGGCTGACCAATCACATCTCTAAATGTCGCCTCTCTCTTCATTAGGTTTAGCTGAATTTCTAGCCTTTACCGGAGTGCATTTTCTTCCTGTAATTCTTCCTTAGTGAACTTCAACTCTTCTTTAACTATCATTGCTACCTTCTGCCAAAATCCGATTTCCTTCTCAAATTTCTGAACTTCACTCTCCTCtacttttccttcatattcattttcaattcttcCGTTATATTCTAGAATTTCCTCTATCATATACACTTTCTCTTGCAAATTATCTTTAGTTTTGTTCATTTCAATTAGTATTGTTTCAAGTTCCTTTCGCAAGCGATCGATTTTTTCATTGCGATTCGCTTGTTCTTATTCAAAGTGGCAAATTTGAACTAGCTTTTCCTCGAGTACCTTTGCATAGCGATCACATTTTCGCTCTAGTTGGTTGgaccttctttcttcttcaatcaaCCGGTCCTGTAACTGCTCGGTTTGCCTCGTCCTCACCCCGATCTCCTCTTTCATTCGGGCAATAGTCGAATCTCTTTCTCTTAATTTCTCCTGGAGATCTTCTATTTCCTTCTTGAAGAGATCTGTTTGGTTTTCTTTCGCTGCAAACTCTCCGTCTTCATTTTTCCTTGCGTCAGTAGCTTTTCCAGGTTTAAACATTTTCAACCTCTCCACTCTCTGCTTGTATCCTGTTGCCTCCTTTTGATCCGTGTCCAGGTTAAGTGATTCGTTTGGAGGTGCTTGTTCACCTTCCATGGTAATTGTCTCCTCCGATTCGTCCATTTTGCCAAGTAGAAACAGTGATCCGACGGACATGAAATTGTATCAATCATTAACAAACAGACGGGAAACTAAAGTTTCCATACTGCCGTCCAAGTTGATAATAG
Proteins encoded:
- the LOC137645417 gene encoding golgin subfamily A member 6-like protein 22, encoding MIIERKTTELEIVEEEKEKLKEELMKEETVRTVLEELNLAKQETEKLRRDLLIVKNLADNVEKLFEEVEIMVERKTTELKIVEEEKERLKEELMKDEGLRKEKEDQIDNLQEQNRIKDKRFNSFKRRNWKRKLQMNIGKNKTLKIDEELQETKSKLQREETVRKGLEEELNLAKQEADELWQGKLIAKTKVDNLEKSFEELEMIIERNTTELKIVEEEKEKLKEEEVEDRLNLVTEGAKILKQEKEDMEVEIDWLEILVMQIDDIVKQQKKKEILRREEDSTRLNKELIEERIRKQTESEVESLRREIKTLKQRLLAKTGQIGYTQKVVMELADLMNQLEDEINSDDLAFANALGAYDAPLTISNVQKFHDCSQEVPMTSLGFSAAFD
- the LOC137645418 gene encoding uncharacterized protein, with amino-acid sequence MKREATFRDVIGQPTEEESKDEIERKRKETQDMKHRLSEEVELNRIKDNKIQQLEEEKLEKDVANKYWEKETLKINEELQETKSELKREKTVRKVLEEELNLAKQKTEELRRDKLIAKTRVDNVEKLFEEVEMIIERKTTELKIVGEEKEKLKEELMKEETVRKGLEKELNLAKQVAEELTQDKLRAKTRLENVEKLFEEVEMIVERKTTELKIVEEEKEKLKEELMKEEGLRKVLEEELNLAKQ